From a region of the Marmota flaviventris isolate mMarFla1 chromosome 13, mMarFla1.hap1, whole genome shotgun sequence genome:
- the Haus6 gene encoding HAUS augmin-like complex subunit 6 isoform X2 gives MSSAWSASFERQHLWMYLLALGFEPGPATIACGKIESHTHLGVNMFDKLNRDAFQIVSYFLFQTLDQSLTKEVFKFCWPPFDQKSDSEFRKHCCEWLKKISAECGNSFPQVVGSLFLSPGGPKFIHLMYHFARFVALKYIKTNSKNSSLHFTETFNVKPQDMHKCMARWHVSRNRFLQILQREDYVTQQYQENAQLSVKQVRNLRSECIELQNQIKKMEPCEDESNIQEKIQKVRSLWTSVNETLMFLEKEREVVSSVLSLVNQYALDGSNVIINIPRLLLDKIEKQVCQMHMGSVYEAGKLNLLTVIQLLNEVLKIMKYECCQADQARLTIDLHYLEKETKLQRERLSDLKHMRCKIKEDLTTIRHSIIRKQGEWCKKWEEFLGLSPFNLIKDWTPAVDLLPPMSPLSFDPVSEEVYARSILFQYPASLPDIPKQHNEEKDHKADIDTLIAVCDLANSSASFLLQPASSSDRNNVTLLEKMRTPKEKNETLSKKTPEFKVEDSSVSDVAKNTETRAFEGSLAPPKSDPFQKEQDHLVEEVAQAVLSDSPQLSEGKEVKLEELIDSLVSNPFLTRKQIPRTPENLITEIRSSWRKAIEVEDSRSTEPIQVDTEHREVLSGSLPVLHNQEEFSMASLFSDFDQSHLAEEKVVSGCIKGMPEKYVTSHKTESPVEDQSDLLNKKIICKQDLERTPLPTKLSTISQIERFSPTVGNRIDVIGKSEEKYIKILDCSQASYNEPSIHKTMLWNSFQIASEISSKSLKDTDFGILHETLPEEVGHLSLNSSSSSEANFKLESNSPVYRGIFPDYVGERQTTSESDFNLQAISSSYEALKKSLSKKREESYLFNSEALETHKPESSPSPKNMQADDMLNFLDTDDLLIDYTKPSLRTSLGERKQSLSPLIKFSPVEQKLKSTVPCGLGELLPNLKDHIT, from the exons attttgctgGCCTCCATTTGATCAAAAAAGTGACAGTGAATTCCGGAAACACTGCTGTGAGTGGTTAAAAAAGATTTCT GCTGAATGTGGAAATAGCTTTCCTCAAGTTGTTGGTTCATTGTTTTTGTCTCCTGGTGGTCCTAAGTTTATTCATCTGATGTATCATTTTGCAAGATTTGttgcattaaaatatattaaaaccaaTTCTAAAA ATTCTTCTCTACATTTTACAGAAACATTTAATGTAAAGCCACAAGATATGCACAAGTGCATGGCCAGATGGCATGTTTCACGTAACAGATTTTTACAAATTTTGCAAAGAGAAGATTATGTTACCCAACAATATCAGGAAAATGCACA ATTATCAGTTAAGCAAGTACGAAATTTGAGATCAGAATGTATAGAACtgcaaaaccaaataaaaaa AATGGAACCCTGTGAGGATGAAAGTAACATAcaagagaaaattcaaaag gttCGGTCTTTGTGGACTTCAGTCAATGAAACACTCATGTttttggaaaaagagagagaagttgtTAGTTCAGTCCTTAGTCTTGTTAACCAGTATGCTTTAGATGGATCTAATGTCATTATTAATATTCCAAGGCTCTTACTTGACAAAATAGAGAAACAAGTGTGTCAG ATGCATATGGGAAGTGTTTATGAGGCTGGAAAATTGAATCTCTTAACAGTAATTCAGTTGTTAAATGAAGtcctgaaaataatgaaatatgaatGTTGTCAGGCTGACCAAGCAAGATTGACAATAGACCTTCACTACCTTGAAAAAGAGACCAAATTGCAAAGGGAAAGATTATCAGATCTGAAGCATATGAG gtgtaaaataaaagaagatctcACAACTATAAGACATTCTATTATTAGAAAGCAAGGAGAGTGGTGTAAAAAATGGGAAGAGTTTCTTGGTTTGTCTCCTTTCAATCTAATTAAAGATTGGACTCCA GCTGTGGATCTTTTACCACCTATGTCTCCGCTTTCGTTTGATCCTGTGTCAGAGGAAGTATATGCAAGGAGTATTCTTTTTCAGTATCCTGCTTCACTACCAG aTATACCTAAGCAACATAATGAAGAAAAGGATCACAAAGCAGACATTGATACCTTGATAGCTGTGTGTGATCTAGCTAACAG ttctgCCTCTTTCCTGTTACAGCCAGCTTCATCATCAGATAGAAACAATGTTACACTACTTGAAAAG ATGAGAActcccaaagaaaaaaatgaaacactatCTAAGAAAACACCAGAATTTAAAGTGGAAGATTCTTCAGTATCAGATGTTGCAAAGAATACAGAGACTAGAGCATTTGAAGGGTCTCTGGCTCCCCCAAAAAGTGATCCTTTCCAAAAAGAGCAAGATCATCTGGTAGAAGAG gTTGCCCAAGCAGTTTTATCTGATTCACCACAGCTCTCTgaaggaaaagaagtaaaattagagGAACTAATCGACTCTCTAGTTTCTAACCCCTTCTTAACAAGGAAACAAATTCCCCGAACTCCAGAAAACTTAA TAACTGAAATTAGGAGCTCATGGAGAAAAGCAATTGAAGTGGAAGACAGTAGAAGTACAGAACCGATTCAAGTGGATACTGAACATAGAGAAGTATTGTCGGGATCCCTACCTGTGTTGCATAATCAAGAAGAATTCAGCATGGCCAGTTTATTCTCAGattttgatcaatctcatttggCTGAAGAGAAAGTTGTTTCAGGTTGCATTAAGGGTATGCCTGAGAAATATGTGACCAGTCATAAAACTGAATCCCCAGTAGAAGATCAGTCAGATttgttaaataagaaaataatttgtaagcAAGATTTAGAACGTACACCTTTACCAACCAAGCTTTCAACAATCAGCCAAATAGAGAGATTTTCCCCTACTGTGGGAAATAGAATAGATGTGATAGGTAAAAGTGAAGagaagtatattaaaatattggaCTGCTCACAAGCTTCTTATAATGAACCTTCCATACATAAGACTATGTTATGGAACTCTTTTCAGATAGCAAGTGAAATTAGTTCCAAGAGTCTTAAGGATACAGATTTTGGCATATTACATGAAACTCTTCCAGAAGAGGTTGGTCACCTAAGTCTTAATAGTTCTAGTAGTTCAGAGGCCAATTTTAAACTGGAATCAAATAGTCCTGTGTACAGAGGCATTTTTCCAGATTATGTGGGAGAAAGACAGACTACTTCAGAATCAGACTTCAATTTACAGGCTATTAGTAGTAGTTATGAAGCTCTAAAGAAATCTCTTtccaagaaaagggaagaatCTTACCTCTTTAATTCTGAAGCACTTGAAACACACAAACCAGAATCAAGCCCTTCACCTAAAAATATGCAAGCAGATGATATGCTTAACTTTTTGGACACTGATGATTTGCTCATTGATTATACAAAACCATCTTTACGCACGTCCCTTGGTGAAAGAAAACAGTCTCTATCACCACTAATTAAGTTTTCTCCTGTGGAGCAAAAATTGAAGAGCACAGTACCATGTGGTCTTGGAGAACTTCTACCTAATTTAAAAG ATCACATCACCTAG
- the Haus6 gene encoding HAUS augmin-like complex subunit 6 isoform X3, which yields MFDKLNRDAFQIVSYFLFQTLDQSLTKEVFKFCWPPFDQKSDSEFRKHCCEWLKKISAECGNSFPQVVGSLFLSPGGPKFIHLMYHFARFVALKYIKTNSKNSSLHFTETFNVKPQDMHKCMARWHVSRNRFLQILQREDYVTQQYQENAQLSVKQVRNLRSECIELQNQIKKMEPCEDESNIQEKIQKVRSLWTSVNETLMFLEKEREVVSSVLSLVNQYALDGSNVIINIPRLLLDKIEKQVCQMHMGSVYEAGKLNLLTVIQLLNEVLKIMKYECCQADQARLTIDLHYLEKETKLQRERLSDLKHMRCKIKEDLTTIRHSIIRKQGEWCKKWEEFLGLSPFNLIKDWTPAVDLLPPMSPLSFDPVSEEVYARSILFQYPASLPDIPKQHNEEKDHKADIDTLIAVCDLANSSASFLLQPASSSDRNNVTLLEKMRTPKEKNETLSKKTPEFKVEDSSVSDVAKNTETRAFEGSLAPPKSDPFQKEQDHLVEEVAQAVLSDSPQLSEGKEVKLEELIDSLVSNPFLTRKQIPRTPENLITEIRSSWRKAIEVEDSRSTEPIQVDTEHREVLSGSLPVLHNQEEFSMASLFSDFDQSHLAEEKVVSGCIKGMPEKYVTSHKTESPVEDQSDLLNKKIICKQDLERTPLPTKLSTISQIERFSPTVGNRIDVIGKSEEKYIKILDCSQASYNEPSIHKTMLWNSFQIASEISSKSLKDTDFGILHETLPEEVGHLSLNSSSSSEANFKLESNSPVYRGIFPDYVGERQTTSESDFNLQAISSSYEALKKSLSKKREESYLFNSEALETHKPESSPSPKNMQADDMLNFLDTDDLLIDYTKPSLRTSLGERKQSLSPLIKFSPVEQKLKSTVPCGLGELLPNLKEEEILNKSLDVKEFDLTR from the exons attttgctgGCCTCCATTTGATCAAAAAAGTGACAGTGAATTCCGGAAACACTGCTGTGAGTGGTTAAAAAAGATTTCT GCTGAATGTGGAAATAGCTTTCCTCAAGTTGTTGGTTCATTGTTTTTGTCTCCTGGTGGTCCTAAGTTTATTCATCTGATGTATCATTTTGCAAGATTTGttgcattaaaatatattaaaaccaaTTCTAAAA ATTCTTCTCTACATTTTACAGAAACATTTAATGTAAAGCCACAAGATATGCACAAGTGCATGGCCAGATGGCATGTTTCACGTAACAGATTTTTACAAATTTTGCAAAGAGAAGATTATGTTACCCAACAATATCAGGAAAATGCACA ATTATCAGTTAAGCAAGTACGAAATTTGAGATCAGAATGTATAGAACtgcaaaaccaaataaaaaa AATGGAACCCTGTGAGGATGAAAGTAACATAcaagagaaaattcaaaag gttCGGTCTTTGTGGACTTCAGTCAATGAAACACTCATGTttttggaaaaagagagagaagttgtTAGTTCAGTCCTTAGTCTTGTTAACCAGTATGCTTTAGATGGATCTAATGTCATTATTAATATTCCAAGGCTCTTACTTGACAAAATAGAGAAACAAGTGTGTCAG ATGCATATGGGAAGTGTTTATGAGGCTGGAAAATTGAATCTCTTAACAGTAATTCAGTTGTTAAATGAAGtcctgaaaataatgaaatatgaatGTTGTCAGGCTGACCAAGCAAGATTGACAATAGACCTTCACTACCTTGAAAAAGAGACCAAATTGCAAAGGGAAAGATTATCAGATCTGAAGCATATGAG gtgtaaaataaaagaagatctcACAACTATAAGACATTCTATTATTAGAAAGCAAGGAGAGTGGTGTAAAAAATGGGAAGAGTTTCTTGGTTTGTCTCCTTTCAATCTAATTAAAGATTGGACTCCA GCTGTGGATCTTTTACCACCTATGTCTCCGCTTTCGTTTGATCCTGTGTCAGAGGAAGTATATGCAAGGAGTATTCTTTTTCAGTATCCTGCTTCACTACCAG aTATACCTAAGCAACATAATGAAGAAAAGGATCACAAAGCAGACATTGATACCTTGATAGCTGTGTGTGATCTAGCTAACAG ttctgCCTCTTTCCTGTTACAGCCAGCTTCATCATCAGATAGAAACAATGTTACACTACTTGAAAAG ATGAGAActcccaaagaaaaaaatgaaacactatCTAAGAAAACACCAGAATTTAAAGTGGAAGATTCTTCAGTATCAGATGTTGCAAAGAATACAGAGACTAGAGCATTTGAAGGGTCTCTGGCTCCCCCAAAAAGTGATCCTTTCCAAAAAGAGCAAGATCATCTGGTAGAAGAG gTTGCCCAAGCAGTTTTATCTGATTCACCACAGCTCTCTgaaggaaaagaagtaaaattagagGAACTAATCGACTCTCTAGTTTCTAACCCCTTCTTAACAAGGAAACAAATTCCCCGAACTCCAGAAAACTTAA TAACTGAAATTAGGAGCTCATGGAGAAAAGCAATTGAAGTGGAAGACAGTAGAAGTACAGAACCGATTCAAGTGGATACTGAACATAGAGAAGTATTGTCGGGATCCCTACCTGTGTTGCATAATCAAGAAGAATTCAGCATGGCCAGTTTATTCTCAGattttgatcaatctcatttggCTGAAGAGAAAGTTGTTTCAGGTTGCATTAAGGGTATGCCTGAGAAATATGTGACCAGTCATAAAACTGAATCCCCAGTAGAAGATCAGTCAGATttgttaaataagaaaataatttgtaagcAAGATTTAGAACGTACACCTTTACCAACCAAGCTTTCAACAATCAGCCAAATAGAGAGATTTTCCCCTACTGTGGGAAATAGAATAGATGTGATAGGTAAAAGTGAAGagaagtatattaaaatattggaCTGCTCACAAGCTTCTTATAATGAACCTTCCATACATAAGACTATGTTATGGAACTCTTTTCAGATAGCAAGTGAAATTAGTTCCAAGAGTCTTAAGGATACAGATTTTGGCATATTACATGAAACTCTTCCAGAAGAGGTTGGTCACCTAAGTCTTAATAGTTCTAGTAGTTCAGAGGCCAATTTTAAACTGGAATCAAATAGTCCTGTGTACAGAGGCATTTTTCCAGATTATGTGGGAGAAAGACAGACTACTTCAGAATCAGACTTCAATTTACAGGCTATTAGTAGTAGTTATGAAGCTCTAAAGAAATCTCTTtccaagaaaagggaagaatCTTACCTCTTTAATTCTGAAGCACTTGAAACACACAAACCAGAATCAAGCCCTTCACCTAAAAATATGCAAGCAGATGATATGCTTAACTTTTTGGACACTGATGATTTGCTCATTGATTATACAAAACCATCTTTACGCACGTCCCTTGGTGAAAGAAAACAGTCTCTATCACCACTAATTAAGTTTTCTCCTGTGGAGCAAAAATTGAAGAGCACAGTACCATGTGGTCTTGGAGAACTTCTACCTAATTTAAAAG AAGAAGAAATCTTGAATAAGAGCCTTGATGTGAAGGAATTTGACTTGACAAGATGA
- the Haus6 gene encoding HAUS augmin-like complex subunit 6 isoform X1: protein MSSAWSASFERQHLWMYLLALGFEPGPATIACGKIESHTHLGVNMFDKLNRDAFQIVSYFLFQTLDQSLTKEVFKFCWPPFDQKSDSEFRKHCCEWLKKISAECGNSFPQVVGSLFLSPGGPKFIHLMYHFARFVALKYIKTNSKNSSLHFTETFNVKPQDMHKCMARWHVSRNRFLQILQREDYVTQQYQENAQLSVKQVRNLRSECIELQNQIKKMEPCEDESNIQEKIQKVRSLWTSVNETLMFLEKEREVVSSVLSLVNQYALDGSNVIINIPRLLLDKIEKQVCQMHMGSVYEAGKLNLLTVIQLLNEVLKIMKYECCQADQARLTIDLHYLEKETKLQRERLSDLKHMRCKIKEDLTTIRHSIIRKQGEWCKKWEEFLGLSPFNLIKDWTPAVDLLPPMSPLSFDPVSEEVYARSILFQYPASLPDIPKQHNEEKDHKADIDTLIAVCDLANSSASFLLQPASSSDRNNVTLLEKMRTPKEKNETLSKKTPEFKVEDSSVSDVAKNTETRAFEGSLAPPKSDPFQKEQDHLVEEVAQAVLSDSPQLSEGKEVKLEELIDSLVSNPFLTRKQIPRTPENLITEIRSSWRKAIEVEDSRSTEPIQVDTEHREVLSGSLPVLHNQEEFSMASLFSDFDQSHLAEEKVVSGCIKGMPEKYVTSHKTESPVEDQSDLLNKKIICKQDLERTPLPTKLSTISQIERFSPTVGNRIDVIGKSEEKYIKILDCSQASYNEPSIHKTMLWNSFQIASEISSKSLKDTDFGILHETLPEEVGHLSLNSSSSSEANFKLESNSPVYRGIFPDYVGERQTTSESDFNLQAISSSYEALKKSLSKKREESYLFNSEALETHKPESSPSPKNMQADDMLNFLDTDDLLIDYTKPSLRTSLGERKQSLSPLIKFSPVEQKLKSTVPCGLGELLPNLKEEEILNKSLDVKEFDLTR from the exons attttgctgGCCTCCATTTGATCAAAAAAGTGACAGTGAATTCCGGAAACACTGCTGTGAGTGGTTAAAAAAGATTTCT GCTGAATGTGGAAATAGCTTTCCTCAAGTTGTTGGTTCATTGTTTTTGTCTCCTGGTGGTCCTAAGTTTATTCATCTGATGTATCATTTTGCAAGATTTGttgcattaaaatatattaaaaccaaTTCTAAAA ATTCTTCTCTACATTTTACAGAAACATTTAATGTAAAGCCACAAGATATGCACAAGTGCATGGCCAGATGGCATGTTTCACGTAACAGATTTTTACAAATTTTGCAAAGAGAAGATTATGTTACCCAACAATATCAGGAAAATGCACA ATTATCAGTTAAGCAAGTACGAAATTTGAGATCAGAATGTATAGAACtgcaaaaccaaataaaaaa AATGGAACCCTGTGAGGATGAAAGTAACATAcaagagaaaattcaaaag gttCGGTCTTTGTGGACTTCAGTCAATGAAACACTCATGTttttggaaaaagagagagaagttgtTAGTTCAGTCCTTAGTCTTGTTAACCAGTATGCTTTAGATGGATCTAATGTCATTATTAATATTCCAAGGCTCTTACTTGACAAAATAGAGAAACAAGTGTGTCAG ATGCATATGGGAAGTGTTTATGAGGCTGGAAAATTGAATCTCTTAACAGTAATTCAGTTGTTAAATGAAGtcctgaaaataatgaaatatgaatGTTGTCAGGCTGACCAAGCAAGATTGACAATAGACCTTCACTACCTTGAAAAAGAGACCAAATTGCAAAGGGAAAGATTATCAGATCTGAAGCATATGAG gtgtaaaataaaagaagatctcACAACTATAAGACATTCTATTATTAGAAAGCAAGGAGAGTGGTGTAAAAAATGGGAAGAGTTTCTTGGTTTGTCTCCTTTCAATCTAATTAAAGATTGGACTCCA GCTGTGGATCTTTTACCACCTATGTCTCCGCTTTCGTTTGATCCTGTGTCAGAGGAAGTATATGCAAGGAGTATTCTTTTTCAGTATCCTGCTTCACTACCAG aTATACCTAAGCAACATAATGAAGAAAAGGATCACAAAGCAGACATTGATACCTTGATAGCTGTGTGTGATCTAGCTAACAG ttctgCCTCTTTCCTGTTACAGCCAGCTTCATCATCAGATAGAAACAATGTTACACTACTTGAAAAG ATGAGAActcccaaagaaaaaaatgaaacactatCTAAGAAAACACCAGAATTTAAAGTGGAAGATTCTTCAGTATCAGATGTTGCAAAGAATACAGAGACTAGAGCATTTGAAGGGTCTCTGGCTCCCCCAAAAAGTGATCCTTTCCAAAAAGAGCAAGATCATCTGGTAGAAGAG gTTGCCCAAGCAGTTTTATCTGATTCACCACAGCTCTCTgaaggaaaagaagtaaaattagagGAACTAATCGACTCTCTAGTTTCTAACCCCTTCTTAACAAGGAAACAAATTCCCCGAACTCCAGAAAACTTAA TAACTGAAATTAGGAGCTCATGGAGAAAAGCAATTGAAGTGGAAGACAGTAGAAGTACAGAACCGATTCAAGTGGATACTGAACATAGAGAAGTATTGTCGGGATCCCTACCTGTGTTGCATAATCAAGAAGAATTCAGCATGGCCAGTTTATTCTCAGattttgatcaatctcatttggCTGAAGAGAAAGTTGTTTCAGGTTGCATTAAGGGTATGCCTGAGAAATATGTGACCAGTCATAAAACTGAATCCCCAGTAGAAGATCAGTCAGATttgttaaataagaaaataatttgtaagcAAGATTTAGAACGTACACCTTTACCAACCAAGCTTTCAACAATCAGCCAAATAGAGAGATTTTCCCCTACTGTGGGAAATAGAATAGATGTGATAGGTAAAAGTGAAGagaagtatattaaaatattggaCTGCTCACAAGCTTCTTATAATGAACCTTCCATACATAAGACTATGTTATGGAACTCTTTTCAGATAGCAAGTGAAATTAGTTCCAAGAGTCTTAAGGATACAGATTTTGGCATATTACATGAAACTCTTCCAGAAGAGGTTGGTCACCTAAGTCTTAATAGTTCTAGTAGTTCAGAGGCCAATTTTAAACTGGAATCAAATAGTCCTGTGTACAGAGGCATTTTTCCAGATTATGTGGGAGAAAGACAGACTACTTCAGAATCAGACTTCAATTTACAGGCTATTAGTAGTAGTTATGAAGCTCTAAAGAAATCTCTTtccaagaaaagggaagaatCTTACCTCTTTAATTCTGAAGCACTTGAAACACACAAACCAGAATCAAGCCCTTCACCTAAAAATATGCAAGCAGATGATATGCTTAACTTTTTGGACACTGATGATTTGCTCATTGATTATACAAAACCATCTTTACGCACGTCCCTTGGTGAAAGAAAACAGTCTCTATCACCACTAATTAAGTTTTCTCCTGTGGAGCAAAAATTGAAGAGCACAGTACCATGTGGTCTTGGAGAACTTCTACCTAATTTAAAAG AAGAAGAAATCTTGAATAAGAGCCTTGATGTGAAGGAATTTGACTTGACAAGATGA
- the Rraga gene encoding ras-related GTP-binding protein A produces MPNTAMKKKVLLMGKSGSGKTSMRSIIFANYIARDTRRLGATIDVEHSHVRFLGNLVLNLWDCGGQDTFMENYFTSQRDNIFRNVEVLIYVFDVESRELEKDMHYYQSCLEAILQNSPDAKIFCLVHKMDLVQEDQRDLIFKEREEDLRRLSRPLECACFRTSIWDETLYKAWSSIVYQLIPNVQQLEMNLRNFAQIIEADEVLLFERATFLVISHYQCKEQRDVHRFEKISNIIKQFKLSCSKLAASFQSMEVRNSNFAAFIDIFTSNTYVMVVMSDPSIPSAATLINIRNARKHFEKLERVDGPKHSLLMR; encoded by the coding sequence ATGCCAAATACAGCCATGAAGAAAAAGGTGCTGTTGATGGGGAAAAGCGGGTCGGGGAAGACCAGCATGAGGTCCATTATCTTTGCAAATTATATCGCTCGCGATACCAGGCGCCTGGGTGCCACCATTGATGTGGAGCACTCTCACGTCCGATTCCTGGGGAATCTGGTGCTGAACCTGTGGGACTGTGGCGGTCAGGACACCTTTATGGAAAATTACTTCACCAGCCAGCGAGATAACATCTTTCGTAATGTCGAGGTTTTGATTTACGTGTTTGATGTAGAGAGCCGCGAACTGGAAAAGGACATGCATTATTATCAGTCATGTCTGGAGGCCATCCTCCAGAACTCACCTGATGCCAAAATCTTCTGCCTGGTGCACAAAATGGATCTAGTTCAGGAGGATCAGCGTGACCTGATTTTTAAAGAGCGAGAGGAAGACCTGAGGCGTTTATCTCGCCCACTGGAGTGCGCTTGTTTTCGAACATCCATCTGGGATGAAACGCTCTACAAAGCCTGGTCCAGTATCGTCTATCAGCTTATTCCCAACGTTCAGCAGCTGGAAATGAACCTAAGGAATTTTGCCCAAATTATTGAGGCTGATGAAGTTCTGCTGTTCGAGAGAGCTACGTTCTTGGTGATTTCCCATTACCAGTGCAAAGAGCAGCGTGACGTCCACCGGTTTGAGAAGATCAGCAACATCATTAAGCAGTTCAAGCTAAGCTGCAGTAAATTGGCCGCGTCTTTCCAGAGCATGGAAGTTAGGAATTCTAACTTCGCTGCTTTCATCGACATCTTCACATCAAATACATATGTGATGGTGGTTATGTCGGATCCATCCATCCCCTCTGCAGCTACTCTGATCAACATTCGCAATGCCAGGAAACACTTTGAGAAGCTAGAGAGAGTGGATGGCCCCAAGCACAGTCTCCTCATGCGTTGA